A genomic region of Staphylococcus roterodami contains the following coding sequences:
- a CDS encoding Rrf2 family transcriptional regulator — translation MKISTKGRYGLTLMISLAKKEGQGCISLKSIAEENNLSDLYLEQLVGPLRNAGLIRSVRGAKGGYQLRVPAEEISAGDIIRLLEGPITFVESIESEPPAQKQLWIRMRDAVRDVLDNTTLKYLAEYVDTSEDLDGYMFYI, via the coding sequence ATGAAAATTTCTACTAAAGGGAGATATGGACTTACATTAATGATTTCCCTTGCTAAAAAAGAAGGGCAAGGATGTATATCATTAAAGTCAATCGCTGAAGAAAATAATTTAAGCGATTTGTATTTAGAACAACTCGTAGGTCCATTAAGAAATGCGGGATTAATTCGAAGTGTACGTGGTGCTAAAGGTGGCTATCAATTAAGAGTACCAGCGGAAGAAATCTCTGCAGGGGATATTATAAGATTATTAGAAGGTCCCATTACGTTTGTTGAAAGTATTGAATCAGAACCGCCCGCACAAAAGCAATTATGGATTCGTATGAGGGACGCTGTTAGAGACGTTTTAGATAATACGACATTGAAATATTTGGCGGAATATGTCGATACAAGTGAAGATTTAGATGGATACATGTTTTATATTTAA
- a CDS encoding replication-associated recombination protein A: MSTEPLASRMRPKNIDEIISQQHLVGPRGIIRRMVDTKKLSSMIFYGPPGIGKTSIAKAISGSTQYKFRQLNAVTNTKKDMQLVVEEAKMSGQVILLLDEIHRLDKAKQDFLLPHLENGKIILIGATTSNPYHAINPAIRSRAQIFELYPLNDDDVRRALNRAVEDEENGLKTYQPKIDEDAMIYFSTQSQGDVRSALNALELAVLSAEVDKDGNRHITLQDAKDCLQKGAFVSDKDGDMHYDVMSAFQKSIRGSDVNAALHYLARLIEAGDLPTIVRRLLVISYEDIGLASPNAGQRTLAAIESAERLGLPEARIPLSQAVIELCLSPKSNSAMSAIDSALSDIRKGNVGQIPNHLKDGHYQGAKDLGHAIGYKYPHQYVNGYVSQQYLPDKLKNKIYYEPKTTSKSEQQFKEVYNNLLKQRP, translated from the coding sequence GTGAGTACAGAACCATTAGCGTCGAGAATGCGCCCTAAAAACATAGATGAAATTATATCCCAACAACATTTAGTTGGTCCACGCGGCATTATTAGAAGAATGGTTGACACTAAAAAATTATCCTCGATGATTTTTTATGGCCCACCTGGTATTGGAAAAACAAGTATTGCTAAAGCTATTTCTGGAAGCACTCAATACAAGTTTAGACAATTGAATGCGGTAACAAATACGAAAAAGGATATGCAACTCGTTGTAGAAGAAGCTAAAATGTCTGGTCAAGTCATATTACTACTAGATGAAATACATCGATTAGATAAAGCTAAACAAGATTTTTTATTGCCACATTTAGAAAACGGTAAAATCATTTTAATTGGTGCTACAACTTCTAATCCTTATCATGCCATTAATCCTGCAATTCGCTCAAGAGCGCAAATTTTTGAACTATATCCACTTAACGATGATGATGTCCGTCGTGCATTAAATCGTGCAGTTGAAGATGAAGAGAACGGATTAAAGACATACCAACCAAAAATTGATGAAGATGCGATGATTTACTTTTCTACACAAAGTCAAGGTGATGTTCGAAGTGCCTTAAATGCACTTGAATTAGCTGTATTGAGTGCTGAAGTAGATAAAGATGGAAATCGACACATTACATTACAAGATGCGAAAGATTGTCTACAAAAAGGTGCATTTGTAAGTGATAAAGATGGAGACATGCATTATGATGTTATGAGCGCATTCCAAAAATCTATTCGCGGTAGCGATGTGAATGCTGCTTTACATTATCTAGCACGGTTAATTGAAGCTGGAGATTTACCTACAATTGTTCGACGTTTATTAGTCATCAGTTATGAGGATATCGGCTTAGCGTCACCAAATGCCGGTCAAAGAACACTTGCTGCTATTGAATCAGCTGAGCGCCTTGGTTTACCTGAAGCCAGAATACCTTTAAGTCAAGCAGTCATTGAACTATGTTTATCTCCTAAGTCCAACTCAGCAATGAGCGCTATTGACAGTGCATTATCAGATATTAGAAAAGGAAATGTCGGTCAAATTCCTAATCATTTAAAAGATGGACACTATCAAGGTGCAAAAGATTTAGGGCATGCTATTGGCTACAAATATCCACACCAATATGTGAACGGATATGTTTCACAACAGTATTTGCCTGATAAACTTAAAAACAAAATATATTATGAACCAAAAACAACATCGAAAAGCGAACAACAATTTAAAGAAGTATATAACAATTTATTAAAGCAAAGACCATAG